The genomic DNA TAGGCATTTGATATTTACCGCTGTGCTGTTGTGCCGGTTCAACCAATGAGCTGATTAATTTTCCTTGCAAATCAAGTACATCTACCCGAACATAACTTTGCTTTTTTAATTCGTAAGAAACAGTAAAATCTCCTTTGGCGGGATTCGGAAAAACATTCCAACTATTTTCTACTTCAATGATATCGGCCTCTTCTACTCCAACATTCACATTCGTGCTATCAATAACTTCTTCCGTTACGGTATTCACAGCCATTACTTCACCAAGTAATTCAATATACGTTTCTTCAATAGGTTCGGTGATAAGTAGTATAGAATCTTTAATGGGCTCAACAATTTCTACTTCCTTAATTTCCACTTCCTTCTCAATAATTTCCGGTTGTTTTATTTTTCCTTTTATATATTTTTCTTCTTCAATAGGATTAATATTTTTGGTGCTATCCGCTAGTTGAGGCTCTTCATACACCACACGTAATCCACCCGCCACCATAGTAATATCTACATCACCTTTAATTGTTGGTGTACATTTTTCTTTCTCCTTCTTTTTTTCTTTTTCTTTTTCCTTTGGTAATGCCTCTACTTCGCCAACAACTCTTTTATTTTTATCATCCCCGGCAAACATTTCAAACGACTCAATCATTTTTCCCTGCACATCATAACAAGCAAATAAATGACTGCCAAACGAAAGTAATAAAGCCAAGGCAAACAAGCGGGTGACGCTTATATTACGGGGAATTTCGTTCAAATTAATTCTCAAATTTAATGGCCTGTTAATTTGTGTAGATTTAAATCGTCCGCATACTTTCTGATCCTTATAATGCATCAGTATATCCTTAATTTCATCATCTGTTTTGTTCGAAAAGTCAAGCACAGATTTTTGACAAGACCCACAAAACTTTCCGTTTTCTTCAGGAGTCATTTTATTCCAGTCTTCGTGGCAAGGTTCAGGAATTCGGATAATCATATTTTTATTTTCCATGGCTTTCATGTTTACTTTTATATTTAGATGTTGGGGTTTTGCATT from Sphingobacteriaceae bacterium includes the following:
- a CDS encoding T9SS type A sorting domain-containing protein — its product is MENAKPQHLNIKVNMKAMENKNMIIRIPEPCHEDWNKMTPEENGKFCGSCQKSVLDFSNKTDDEIKDILMHYKDQKVCGRFKSTQINRPLNLRINLNEIPRNISVTRLFALALLLSFGSHLFACYDVQGKMIESFEMFAGDDKNKRVVGEVEALPKEKEKEKKKEKEKCTPTIKGDVDITMVAGGLRVVYEEPQLADSTKNINPIEEEKYIKGKIKQPEIIEKEVEIKEVEIVEPIKDSILLITEPIEETYIELLGEVMAVNTVTEEVIDSTNVNVGVEEADIIEVENSWNVFPNPAKGDFTVSYELKKQSYVRVDVLDLQGKLISSLVEPAQQHSGKYQMPINLDVPNGIYLISLQINGSLSSKRIVIEK